The following proteins come from a genomic window of Corynebacterium hansenii:
- a CDS encoding glycine cleavage system aminomethyltransferase GcvT, whose protein sequence is MSDANTTPQATPEGAGQASPEETGRATTKVTALHDLHAELGARFTDFGGWDMPLRYGKELEEHRAVRESAGVFDLSHMGEVRITGPDAAAFLDHALISRISAVAVGKAKYSMICDADGGIIDDLIVYRLGDEEFLVVPNAGNAPTVVAELHSRRGGGAFDCAIADETLETALIAVQGPRAEEIVAAVVVPAGGLDGDSDAAATSDGASGDAAPTVAGLGYYAALPGVIRAGDGAGEGGPGDGTDIPVLLARTGYTGEDGFEIFVANDGARATWDAVMAAAAQLGAGAADGSGDSDGRADSDGSGDGLPVAVPCGLASRDTLRLEAGMPLYGNELSREVTPVDAGLGILAATKSKPDFVGRDAIVEAKQSGPAKVLIALAGEGRRAARAGYPLVDADGTAIGEVTSGALSPTLGHPIALAYVDAEAGIAAGLLAADDPAKPTPIEGAAVSVDVRGKALPYVVVKPPFYTRP, encoded by the coding sequence ATGAGTGACGCGAACACCACCCCGCAGGCGACCCCGGAAGGGGCCGGACAGGCTTCTCCGGAGGAGACCGGACGGGCGACGACGAAGGTGACCGCGCTGCATGATCTGCACGCCGAGCTGGGTGCCCGGTTCACCGACTTCGGCGGCTGGGACATGCCGCTCAGGTACGGCAAGGAGCTGGAGGAGCACCGCGCGGTGCGCGAGTCCGCCGGCGTCTTCGACCTGTCGCACATGGGCGAGGTCCGCATCACGGGCCCGGACGCCGCGGCGTTCCTGGACCATGCGTTGATCTCGCGCATCTCCGCCGTGGCGGTGGGGAAGGCGAAATATTCGATGATCTGCGACGCCGATGGCGGCATCATCGACGACCTGATCGTCTACCGCCTGGGCGACGAGGAATTCCTGGTCGTGCCCAACGCCGGCAACGCCCCGACCGTCGTGGCCGAACTGCATTCGCGCCGCGGTGGCGGTGCCTTCGACTGCGCCATCGCGGACGAGACACTCGAAACGGCGCTCATCGCCGTGCAGGGGCCGCGCGCCGAGGAGATCGTCGCGGCCGTCGTCGTCCCGGCCGGAGGTTTGGACGGTGACTCTGATGCAGCCGCCACCTCGGATGGCGCTTCCGGCGATGCCGCCCCGACCGTCGCCGGCCTGGGCTATTACGCCGCGCTGCCGGGCGTGATCCGCGCAGGCGACGGCGCAGGTGAGGGCGGCCCGGGTGATGGCACGGACATCCCCGTTCTCCTCGCCCGCACCGGCTACACCGGCGAAGACGGGTTCGAAATCTTCGTGGCCAACGACGGTGCCCGCGCCACGTGGGACGCCGTCATGGCGGCCGCGGCGCAGCTCGGCGCCGGTGCCGCGGACGGGAGCGGCGACAGTGATGGGCGCGCCGACAGTGATGGGAGCGGCGACGGCCTCCCCGTGGCCGTGCCCTGCGGCCTCGCCTCCCGCGACACGCTGCGCCTGGAGGCCGGCATGCCGCTGTACGGCAATGAACTGTCCCGCGAGGTCACGCCCGTCGACGCCGGGCTGGGGATCCTCGCCGCCACGAAATCGAAGCCGGACTTCGTCGGCCGCGACGCCATCGTCGAGGCCAAGCAGTCCGGCCCGGCGAAGGTACTCATCGCCCTCGCCGGCGAGGGCCGCCGCGCCGCGCGGGCCGGGTATCCGCTTGTCGACGCCGACGGCACCGCCATCGGCGAAGTCACCTCCGGAGCCCTCTCACCGACGCTGGGCCACCCCATCGCCCTGGCCTACGTCGACGCGGAAGCGGGGATCGCCGCCGGGCTGCTCGCCGCGGACGACCCCGCCAAGCCCACGCCCATCGAAGGAGCGGCCGTGTCCGTGGACGTGCGGGGAAAGGCGTTGCCGTACGTCGTCGTCAAGCCCCCGTTCTACACGCGCCCCTGA
- the gcvP gene encoding aminomethyl-transferring glycine dehydrogenase, translated as MATPHDAFVHRHIGPDPAGTAEMLEFLGYGSAAELAAAALPADIAQTEATPLPDALDETAALASLRGFAAKNTLKKQLIGAGYYDTVTPAVIRRNVVENPGWYTAYTPYQPEISQGRLEALLNFQTAVSDLTGLPVAGASLLDEATAVAEAVQMMARGNAKAAKKGGVVLLDAALHRQSLTVTLARAEAAGIDVRVTEIGDDIGAALAAATGGDGSGGDSTGADGAGKAGDGSGDGAAGGAVPLIGVVLSNPGTTGEIRDLTAPIASAKEAGGLVAVACDLLAQVLIASPGSLGADIAVGSAQRFGVPLFFGGPHAGFMSCTESLQRKLPGRLVGVSVDADGAPAYRLALQTREQHIRRDRATSNICTAQALLAVVAGFYAVWHGPEGLREIAAAIHGRAAALAELLADRGFEPVHGRFFDTIAVDVSARSDSGRAGADVVLAAALDAGFNLRRVSDDVVGVSIGESTTDADVAALVAAIAGGPGAGDEPGEHDVAGTVAKYAPGDGPLAGLLRDDDILAHPIFRTIRSETQMMRYLRRLADRDLALDRTMIPLGSCTMKLNAAVSMEPITWPEFAGIHPMVPEDQAAGWLELIADLEERLALITGYAKVSVQPNAGSQGEFAGLLAIRRYHVSRGDEGRDIVLIPASAHGTNAASAALAGLKVVAVANAGDGSIDLGDLDAKLAEHGDRVAAIMITYPSTHGVFEGHVREVCDRVHAAGGQVYIDGANLNALVGLAQPGEFGGDVSHLNLHKTFTIPHGGGGPGVGPVCVAEHLVPFLPADPLSDELLSGGSLSDGTLSDGPAADASGRPVSAARYGSAGVLPISWTYIAMMGAEGLTEASRMALVNANYVSRALADSFPTLYVGDDGLVAHECILDVRDLAKKSGITAEDVSKRLMDFGFHAPTLAFPVPGTLMVEPTESEDKGELDRFIEAMRVIRAEIDEVIAGEVSAEESVLRAAPFTAASLLRGDFDDAVGGGKFSREKAAFPVDSLRADRYFPPVRRIDNAYGDRNLMCSCPPIEAFDIGAAANDAKDEESDDE; from the coding sequence CCGGCACCGCCGAGATGCTCGAATTCCTCGGCTACGGCTCCGCCGCGGAACTCGCCGCGGCCGCCCTGCCCGCCGACATCGCCCAAACCGAGGCGACGCCGCTGCCCGACGCCCTCGACGAAACCGCCGCCCTCGCCTCGCTCCGCGGCTTCGCGGCGAAGAACACCCTGAAAAAGCAGCTCATCGGTGCCGGCTACTACGACACCGTCACGCCGGCGGTGATCCGCCGCAACGTCGTGGAGAACCCCGGCTGGTACACGGCCTACACGCCGTACCAGCCGGAAATCTCCCAGGGGCGGCTGGAGGCCCTGCTCAACTTCCAGACCGCCGTCTCCGACCTGACCGGCCTGCCGGTGGCGGGCGCGTCGCTTCTCGACGAAGCCACCGCCGTCGCCGAAGCCGTCCAGATGATGGCCCGCGGCAATGCGAAGGCGGCGAAGAAGGGCGGCGTGGTCCTGCTGGATGCGGCGCTGCACCGGCAGAGCCTGACCGTGACGCTCGCCCGCGCGGAGGCCGCCGGAATCGACGTGCGCGTCACCGAGATCGGCGACGACATCGGCGCCGCCCTGGCAGCCGCGACCGGGGGAGACGGGTCCGGGGGAGACTCGACCGGGGCAGACGGTGCCGGGAAGGCCGGAGACGGGTCCGGGGATGGAGCCGCCGGCGGTGCCGTGCCGCTGATCGGCGTCGTCCTGTCGAATCCCGGCACCACCGGTGAGATCCGCGACCTGACCGCCCCCATCGCTTCGGCGAAGGAGGCCGGCGGCCTGGTCGCCGTCGCGTGCGATCTGCTGGCGCAGGTGCTCATCGCCTCGCCCGGATCGCTCGGAGCCGACATCGCCGTCGGTTCGGCGCAGCGCTTCGGCGTGCCCCTGTTCTTCGGCGGCCCGCACGCCGGGTTCATGTCCTGCACGGAATCTCTGCAGCGCAAACTGCCCGGCCGCCTGGTGGGCGTGTCCGTCGACGCCGACGGCGCCCCCGCCTATCGCCTGGCTCTGCAGACCCGCGAGCAGCACATCCGCCGCGACCGCGCGACGTCGAACATCTGCACCGCCCAGGCGCTGCTGGCCGTCGTCGCCGGCTTCTACGCCGTGTGGCATGGGCCGGAGGGGCTGCGCGAAATCGCCGCCGCCATCCACGGCCGCGCCGCCGCGCTCGCCGAGCTGCTGGCCGACCGGGGATTCGAGCCGGTGCACGGCAGGTTCTTCGACACCATCGCCGTCGACGTCTCCGCCCGCTCCGATTCGGGCCGCGCCGGCGCCGACGTCGTGCTCGCCGCCGCACTCGACGCGGGCTTCAACCTGCGCCGCGTCTCCGATGACGTCGTGGGCGTCTCCATCGGCGAATCCACCACCGACGCCGACGTCGCGGCGCTGGTCGCGGCCATCGCCGGCGGCCCCGGTGCCGGCGACGAGCCGGGCGAGCATGATGTGGCGGGCACCGTCGCAAAGTACGCCCCCGGGGACGGGCCGTTGGCCGGTCTGCTGCGCGACGACGACATCCTCGCCCACCCGATCTTCCGCACCATCCGCTCCGAGACGCAGATGATGCGCTACCTGCGCCGGCTCGCCGACCGCGACCTGGCGCTGGACCGCACGATGATCCCCCTGGGCTCGTGCACCATGAAGCTCAACGCCGCAGTGTCCATGGAGCCGATCACGTGGCCGGAGTTCGCCGGCATCCACCCGATGGTGCCGGAGGATCAGGCCGCCGGATGGCTCGAGCTCATCGCCGACCTGGAGGAGCGCCTGGCGCTGATCACCGGCTACGCGAAGGTGTCGGTGCAGCCCAACGCGGGGTCGCAGGGCGAGTTCGCCGGGCTGCTGGCCATCCGCCGGTACCACGTGTCGCGCGGCGACGAAGGTCGCGACATCGTGCTCATCCCCGCCTCGGCGCACGGCACGAACGCGGCGTCGGCGGCGCTGGCCGGCCTGAAGGTCGTGGCCGTGGCGAATGCGGGCGACGGCTCCATCGACCTCGGCGACCTGGACGCGAAACTGGCCGAGCACGGCGACCGCGTTGCGGCGATCATGATCACCTACCCGTCCACGCACGGCGTGTTCGAGGGGCACGTCCGCGAGGTCTGCGACCGCGTCCACGCCGCCGGCGGGCAGGTCTACATCGATGGCGCGAACCTCAACGCGCTGGTCGGGCTGGCGCAGCCGGGCGAGTTCGGCGGCGACGTGTCGCACCTGAACCTGCACAAGACCTTCACCATCCCGCACGGCGGCGGCGGGCCGGGCGTCGGCCCGGTGTGCGTGGCCGAGCACCTGGTGCCCTTCCTGCCCGCCGACCCGCTGTCGGACGAGCTGCTTTCCGGCGGTTCGCTTTCCGATGGCACGCTTTCCGACGGCCCGGCGGCGGACGCGTCCGGCCGGCCCGTGTCGGCGGCGCGGTACGGGTCGGCCGGGGTGCTGCCGATCTCGTGGACCTACATCGCCATGATGGGCGCCGAGGGCTTGACCGAGGCGTCGCGGATGGCGCTGGTCAACGCCAATTACGTGTCCAGGGCGCTGGCGGATTCCTTCCCGACGCTCTACGTCGGCGATGACGGCCTGGTGGCCCACGAATGCATCCTCGACGTGCGAGACCTGGCCAAGAAGTCCGGCATCACGGCCGAGGACGTGTCCAAGCGACTGATGGACTTCGGCTTCCACGCCCCGACGCTGGCGTTCCCCGTGCCCGGCACGCTGATGGTCGAGCCGACCGAGTCGGAGGACAAGGGCGAGCTGGACCGCTTCATCGAGGCGATGCGCGTGATCCGCGCCGAAATCGACGAGGTCATCGCGGGCGAGGTCAGCGCCGAGGAGTCCGTGCTGCGGGCGGCGCCGTTCACTGCGGCGTCGCTGCTGCGCGGCGATTTCGACGACGCCGTCGGCGGCGGGAAGTTCAGCCGCGAAAAGGCCGCGTTCCCCGTTGATTCGCTGCGCGCGGACAGGTACTTCCCGCCGGTGCGGCGCATCGACAACGCCTACGGCGACCGCAACCTGATGTGTTCCTGCCCGCCGATCGAGGCCTTCGACATCGGGGCCGCCGCCAACGACGCCAAGGATGAGGAGTCCGACGATGAGTGA
- the gcvH gene encoding glycine cleavage system protein GcvH, producing MADLPTDYLYSAEHEWVNSTDVNPGDVVRVGITQYAADQLGEIVYVELPEIGAQAEAGEPCGEVESTKSVSDIYAPVSGEVVAVNEDLEDSAAVINDDPYGEGWIYEIRVTEVGPLMDAEAYAAENDD from the coding sequence ATGGCCGACCTGCCCACCGACTACCTCTACTCCGCCGAACACGAGTGGGTGAACTCCACCGACGTCAACCCCGGCGACGTCGTGCGAGTCGGGATCACCCAGTACGCCGCCGACCAGCTCGGCGAAATCGTCTACGTCGAACTGCCCGAGATCGGCGCGCAAGCCGAAGCCGGCGAGCCCTGCGGCGAAGTCGAGTCCACCAAGTCGGTGTCCGACATCTACGCGCCGGTGTCCGGAGAGGTCGTGGCCGTCAACGAGGACCTGGAGGACTCGGCGGCCGTCATCAACGACGACCCCTACGGCGAAGGCTGGATCTACGAAATCCGCGTCACCGAGGTCGGGCCGCTCATGGACGCCGAGGCCTACGCCGCCGAGAACGACGACTGA
- a CDS encoding cation diffusion facilitator family transporter, whose translation MRDLSRFAWLSVAAAVATIAMKVAGYFVTGSVGLLSDAAESLVNLVAAVVALIVLKVVAKPADDDHEFGHSKAEYFSAGLEGAMIFVASGFIIAASIGRLIDPQPIEQVGLGLVLSVAASVVNLVVALILIDAGRKHRSITLTADGKHLMTDVWTSAGVVVGVLLVWLTQWWWLDPVIALLVALNILFTGYKLLMEAGSGLMDRAMDGPDRADVDRILDSHRDPSRNIDVHEVRTRVSGRQEFIEFHLLVPGKWSVEHGHDILHAMEDDLRDRFPGVHISSHLEPIEDERAYGDVDL comes from the coding sequence ATGCGTGATTTGAGTCGTTTCGCATGGTTGTCGGTTGCCGCGGCGGTCGCGACCATCGCAATGAAGGTCGCCGGCTACTTCGTCACCGGCTCGGTCGGTTTGCTTTCCGACGCCGCCGAATCGCTGGTCAACCTGGTGGCGGCGGTTGTGGCGCTGATCGTGCTGAAGGTCGTCGCGAAGCCCGCCGACGACGACCACGAGTTCGGCCACTCCAAGGCCGAGTACTTCTCCGCCGGGCTGGAGGGGGCGATGATCTTCGTCGCCTCCGGCTTCATCATCGCCGCGTCGATCGGGCGGCTGATCGACCCGCAGCCGATCGAGCAGGTCGGCCTGGGCCTGGTGCTGTCCGTCGCCGCGTCGGTGGTCAACCTCGTGGTCGCGCTGATCCTCATCGACGCCGGCCGCAAGCACAGGTCCATCACCCTCACCGCGGACGGCAAGCACCTGATGACGGACGTGTGGACCTCCGCCGGCGTCGTCGTCGGCGTGTTGCTGGTGTGGCTGACCCAGTGGTGGTGGCTCGACCCGGTCATCGCGCTGCTCGTGGCCCTGAACATCCTGTTCACCGGCTACAAGCTGCTGATGGAGGCCGGCAGCGGGCTGATGGACCGGGCGATGGACGGCCCCGACCGCGCCGACGTCGACCGCATCCTCGACTCCCACCGCGACCCCTCCCGCAACATCGACGTCCACGAGGTCCGCACGCGCGTTTCCGGCCGCCAGGAGTTCATCGAGTTCCACCTCCTGGTGCCCGGCAAGTGGTCCGTCGAGCACGGCCACGACATCCTCCATGCGATGGAGGACGACCTGCGCGACCGTTTCCCCGGCGTCCACATTTCGTCGCACCTCGAGCCCATCGAGGATGAGCGCGCCTACGGAGACGTCGATCTGTAG
- a CDS encoding ATP-dependent RNA helicase, whose translation MTGQLPAGAPPFDVSAIGAGLPFTAVAGDLDAALGGSVAVVQAPPGTGKTTVVPPVVANHVAARAGSGAEAPGRVIVTAPRRVAVRAAARRLAELSGGELGGAVGYTVRGDRRVSRETSVEFATPGVITRRLLRDGDLPGVSAVILDEVHERNLDSDILLGMLRDLRELRDDLVLVAMSATVDAPRFAGLLGTPGAPAPIVAADSVLHPLTVRWAPPAVPRLDHRGVTRPFLDHVAGEAARALEEAPDGGDVLVFVPGVREVEHVVGALGRMELGGGDPGRPGSSGADASGGADSRGVEILALHGQLRAGEQDRVVRGGSPGGPRRIIVSTAIAESSLTVPGVRAVVDACLSRGPRLDLARGMSGLVTTSCAKSSAEQRAGRAARLGPGVAVRCIGESEWAGLDAWPAPEIAVADLTRAMLDVAAWGTPGAVGLPLPDAPPPRHVAAAHGTLAALGAIELAAIHSAAMDPGAIDPGRAAVGAEPATDARITDLGKVLAELPVDPRLGRALLAGTAVLGAKRAAEAVSLLDESPRGDLTRATGRGERGRNRSGADASRLMRLAGEHSAAVDAVAETMPPLPDAVPTRSTADAIALVTALAWPDRLAKRRSAQSDEYLFTGGTAATAPPELRGHDWLAVADVGRAGGRLAGRAGAVIRAAAPASRELACWAASGLSAEGVEVGVAKPNPDAKPKVTARRRELLGAIELGAHPLAPDAEQCRRAWRELFAKDPAALRTHVGLSKDADALRRRLALLHRDIGDPWPDVSDAGLAVRAEELLGAAMAETSPKPIGVDQLRGLLPWPEAARLDELVPERLEVPSGSRIRVDYPEVGAAAEAPPVLAAKLQECFGLADTPALVDGRVPVQLQLLSPAGRPLAVTQDLRSFWDGPYAQVRAEMRGRYPKHPWPEDPWTAQATKRTNRRK comes from the coding sequence ATGACCGGCCAGCTTCCGGCGGGTGCCCCGCCCTTCGACGTGTCCGCCATCGGCGCGGGCCTGCCCTTCACCGCCGTCGCGGGCGACCTGGATGCCGCGCTGGGTGGGTCGGTGGCGGTGGTGCAGGCGCCGCCGGGCACGGGCAAGACGACGGTCGTGCCGCCGGTGGTGGCCAATCATGTGGCGGCTCGGGCGGGGTCGGGTGCGGAGGCGCCGGGCCGCGTGATCGTGACCGCGCCGCGGCGGGTGGCCGTGCGCGCGGCGGCTCGGCGGCTGGCGGAGCTGTCGGGCGGCGAGCTCGGGGGCGCGGTCGGTTACACGGTGCGCGGCGACCGCCGGGTTTCACGGGAAACGTCGGTGGAATTCGCGACGCCGGGCGTGATCACGCGCCGTTTGCTTCGCGACGGCGACCTGCCCGGCGTCTCGGCCGTCATCCTCGACGAGGTCCACGAGCGCAATCTCGACTCCGACATTCTGCTGGGCATGCTGCGCGATTTGCGGGAGCTGCGCGATGACCTGGTGCTCGTGGCCATGTCGGCGACCGTCGATGCACCGCGGTTCGCGGGGCTGCTGGGCACGCCCGGCGCGCCGGCGCCCATCGTCGCGGCGGATTCGGTGCTGCACCCGTTGACCGTGCGGTGGGCGCCGCCGGCGGTGCCGCGGTTGGATCATCGGGGCGTGACCCGGCCATTCCTCGATCACGTGGCCGGGGAGGCGGCGCGGGCGCTGGAGGAGGCGCCCGATGGCGGCGACGTCCTCGTCTTCGTCCCGGGCGTCCGCGAGGTCGAGCATGTCGTCGGGGCGCTCGGGCGCATGGAGTTGGGCGGCGGTGATCCCGGCCGCCCGGGCTCCTCGGGCGCAGATGCTTCGGGCGGCGCGGATTCCCGCGGCGTCGAAATCCTGGCCCTCCACGGCCAACTGCGCGCCGGCGAGCAGGACCGCGTGGTCCGCGGCGGCTCCCCGGGCGGGCCGCGCAGGATCATCGTGTCCACGGCCATCGCCGAGTCCTCGTTGACGGTGCCGGGGGTTCGTGCGGTGGTGGACGCCTGCCTGTCCCGCGGCCCGCGCCTGGATCTGGCGCGCGGGATGTCCGGGCTGGTCACCACGTCGTGCGCGAAGTCGTCGGCGGAGCAGCGCGCCGGCCGCGCCGCCCGCCTCGGCCCCGGCGTGGCGGTGCGGTGCATCGGCGAGTCCGAATGGGCCGGCCTGGACGCCTGGCCCGCGCCCGAAATCGCCGTCGCCGATCTGACCCGCGCCATGCTCGACGTCGCCGCGTGGGGCACTCCCGGCGCGGTCGGCCTGCCGCTTCCCGACGCTCCCCCGCCCCGCCACGTCGCCGCCGCCCACGGGACGCTCGCCGCGCTCGGCGCCATCGAACTTGCCGCCATCCACTCCGCTGCCATGGACCCCGGCGCCATAGATCCCGGCCGCGCCGCCGTCGGGGCCGAACCCGCGACCGACGCCCGCATCACCGATCTGGGCAAAGTCCTCGCCGAACTGCCCGTCGACCCGCGCCTCGGCCGTGCGCTGTTGGCGGGCACGGCGGTCCTCGGCGCGAAGCGGGCGGCGGAGGCGGTGTCGCTTCTCGACGAATCCCCCCGCGGCGACCTCACCCGCGCCACTGGCCGGGGCGAACGCGGCCGCAATCGCTCCGGCGCGGATGCCTCCCGCCTCATGCGGCTGGCGGGTGAACATTCCGCCGCCGTCGACGCCGTCGCCGAGACCATGCCCCCGCTGCCCGACGCCGTGCCCACCCGTTCCACGGCAGACGCCATCGCGCTGGTCACGGCCCTGGCCTGGCCGGATCGCCTGGCCAAGCGACGTTCGGCGCAATCCGACGAATACCTCTTCACCGGCGGCACCGCCGCCACCGCCCCTCCGGAGCTGCGCGGGCATGACTGGCTGGCCGTCGCCGACGTCGGCCGCGCCGGCGGTCGCCTCGCGGGCCGGGCGGGCGCGGTCATCCGCGCGGCGGCACCGGCGTCCCGGGAATTGGCGTGCTGGGCTGCATCGGGGCTGTCGGCCGAAGGGGTGGAGGTGGGCGTCGCAAAGCCGAATCCCGATGCGAAGCCGAAGGTCACCGCCCGGCGCCGGGAGCTGCTCGGCGCGATCGAGCTGGGCGCGCACCCGCTCGCGCCCGACGCCGAGCAGTGCCGTCGGGCGTGGCGGGAATTGTTCGCGAAGGACCCGGCGGCGCTGCGCACGCACGTGGGGTTGTCGAAGGACGCCGATGCTTTGCGACGCCGCCTTGCCCTCCTGCACCGTGACATCGGCGACCCATGGCCCGATGTGAGCGATGCCGGGCTTGCCGTGCGGGCCGAGGAACTGCTCGGGGCGGCGATGGCGGAGACCTCGCCGAAGCCGATCGGCGTCGACCAGTTGCGGGGGCTGCTGCCGTGGCCGGAGGCGGCGCGGCTCGATGAGCTGGTGCCCGAACGCCTCGAGGTGCCGAGCGGGTCGCGCATCCGCGTCGATTATCCCGAGGTCGGGGCGGCGGCGGAGGCACCGCCGGTGCTCGCCGCGAAGCTGCAGGAGTGTTTCGGACTGGCGGACACCCCGGCGCTCGTCGATGGCCGCGTGCCCGTCCAGTTGCAGCTGCTGTCGCCGGCGGGGCGGCCGCTGGCGGTGACGCAGGACCTGCGCAGCTTCTGGGATGGGCCGTATGCGCAGGTCAGAGCCGAGATGCGCGGCCGCTACCCCAAGCACCCGTGGCCCGAGGACCCGTGGACCGCGCAGGCGACGAAACGGACGAACCGGCGGAAGTAG
- a CDS encoding alpha/beta hydrolase family protein: MYPETSPLESAPRPRRDVIIPAADGLLLRGTAFRPQEDPGTIRGVITVHGGTGVPEGFYHRFAEYVANKGYAVITYSYRGTGRSGMKSDPENADIRMSDWITEDVGGVISWARDEFPGVPNFAVGHAVGGHGIAYAGPEGTFDAAALINCRGMRITKVPSLVGKIRAFTLFNIIGPISATLTGHIPASGWKLTSEPPLGVMRQWASWARKNDYFFSDGEFDFDARFARATQPFLSIRIPDDYWTEESSADLITDRLTGSAGVEKRQARPARGQGVGYGGYFRKGHEKEWDELLEWFESKV, encoded by the coding sequence ATGTACCCCGAGACCAGCCCCCTGGAGTCCGCGCCCCGGCCCCGCCGGGACGTGATCATCCCCGCCGCCGACGGCCTGCTGCTGCGCGGCACCGCCTTCCGGCCGCAGGAGGACCCGGGGACGATCCGGGGCGTCATCACCGTCCACGGCGGCACCGGCGTCCCGGAGGGCTTCTACCACCGCTTCGCCGAATACGTGGCCAACAAGGGCTACGCCGTGATCACCTACTCCTACCGCGGCACCGGCCGCTCCGGCATGAAGTCCGACCCGGAGAACGCCGACATCCGCATGTCCGACTGGATCACCGAGGACGTCGGCGGCGTCATCTCCTGGGCGCGCGACGAATTCCCCGGCGTGCCCAACTTCGCAGTCGGCCACGCCGTCGGCGGCCACGGCATCGCCTACGCCGGCCCGGAGGGCACGTTCGACGCGGCGGCGCTGATCAACTGCCGCGGCATGCGCATCACCAAGGTGCCGTCGCTGGTGGGCAAGATCCGCGCGTTCACCCTGTTCAACATCATCGGCCCCATCTCCGCGACCCTGACCGGCCACATCCCCGCGTCGGGGTGGAAGCTGACGTCCGAGCCGCCGCTGGGCGTCATGCGCCAGTGGGCGTCGTGGGCCCGGAAGAACGACTACTTCTTCTCCGACGGCGAATTCGACTTCGACGCCCGCTTCGCCCGCGCGACGCAGCCGTTCCTGTCCATCCGCATCCCCGACGATTACTGGACCGAGGAGTCGTCCGCGGACCTGATCACCGACCGCCTGACCGGCTCGGCCGGCGTGGAGAAGCGCCAGGCCCGCCCCGCGCGCGGCCAGGGCGTCGGCTACGGCGGTTACTTCCGCAAGGGCCACGAAAAGGAGTGGGACGAGCTGCTCGAGTGGTTCGAGTCGAAGGTCTAG
- a CDS encoding amidohydrolase family protein, which yields MDIIDSHFHIIGARDLQPDKAFAPPPFTVDRYLQLTDRMADVDRWSRVVGGVVVGGSAQTREETLGEALEELELEARSRGFAREDGRNFIGIITGTTDLGADRVLSLDAKGIRGIRFNLFKGQEMAVGDLETLARKVHDLAGWTTEVYFDVSSRPEVADLLPQLPAVAIDHLGMSAQGIDRVVELAAEGVRVKASGFGRLEFPVADALERIHAANPRALMFGTDLPGTHAARRFDRSDVDVILDVLGEWEMPRVMRDNSLAFHKFD from the coding sequence ATGGACATCATCGACAGCCACTTCCACATCATCGGGGCGCGCGACCTGCAGCCGGACAAGGCCTTCGCGCCGCCCCCGTTCACCGTGGACCGGTACCTGCAGCTCACCGACCGCATGGCCGACGTCGACCGGTGGTCGCGCGTCGTCGGCGGCGTCGTCGTCGGCGGTTCCGCCCAGACCCGCGAGGAGACGCTGGGCGAGGCCCTGGAGGAACTGGAACTGGAGGCCCGCTCGCGGGGGTTCGCGCGCGAGGACGGGCGCAACTTCATCGGCATCATCACCGGCACGACCGACCTCGGCGCCGACCGCGTGCTGTCGCTCGACGCCAAGGGAATCCGCGGCATCCGCTTCAACCTGTTCAAGGGCCAGGAAATGGCCGTCGGCGACCTGGAGACCCTCGCCCGCAAGGTCCACGACCTCGCCGGCTGGACCACCGAGGTGTACTTCGACGTCTCCTCCCGCCCCGAGGTCGCCGACCTGCTGCCGCAGCTGCCCGCCGTGGCAATCGACCACCTGGGCATGTCGGCGCAGGGCATCGACCGCGTCGTCGAGCTCGCCGCGGAGGGCGTGCGGGTGAAGGCGTCCGGCTTCGGCCGCCTGGAATTCCCCGTCGCCGACGCCCTCGAGCGCATCCACGCCGCCAACCCCCGCGCGCTGATGTTCGGCACCGACCTGCCGGGCACCCACGCCGCGCGGCGCTTCGACCGCAGCGACGTCGACGTCATCCTCGACGTCCTCGGCGAATGGGAGATGCCGCGCGTCATGCGCGACAACTCGCTGGCGTTCCACAAGTTCGACTGA